The genomic region TTCGTAGAGGGGCAGCAGGTCCGATTCGGACGCCGCCGTCTCTTCGACAACCTCGAGCGGCAGCAGACGGACGACCGTCGGCTCCTGGGTCACCATCGACTTGAAGCGGGTGTACACGACGTGGATTTCGTCGACGCCGCCCTCTTCGTAGGCGGTTGCGAAATCAGCCAGCAGTGCCTCACTGATTTCCCGCGCGGTCGCGAACTCCGGTGCATCCGTGTTGCCGGTCCATACGCGGTGGTACGGACGGTTCCGGAAGTCGAAGTACGCCTGCGACTTGCGGCCGACCAGGAACGTCTTGACTTCCTTGCCTTCCTCATGGAGCAGCTCGTTGAGGCCTTCGGCCTGCTTGAGGACGCTCGCCGAGTACGACCCTGCGAGGCCACGGTCCGAGGTGATGACCAGGACAGCGGCCCGGCGGATCTGCGCCGGTTCGGTGACCAGCGGGTGGTCGATTTCGCTCTGGCTTGCGACAGCAGAAACGGCACGCGTGATCGCGTTCGCGTAAGGCAGTGAAGCTGCTACGCGTGCGCGGGCCTTGCCGATGCGCGAGGTAGCGATCAGTTCCATCGCCTTGAAGATCTTGCGCATCGACGTCGTCGAGCTGATCTTCTGGCGGTAGACCCGGATCTGGGCTCCCATACTTATCCTTTCCTAAGATCCCGGTGGCCGGGACTGCCGGAACCCGTGCGGGTCCCGGCAGTCCCTGCCAGCGAAACTAGCGCTTCTGCTTGACGATTTTTTCCTGGTCGACCTGATCCTCGCCGATGGGGGCGTGCTCCTCGTGCCCCGCACCGACCAGGAGGTTGTCTCCCTCGCCGAAGAAGCCCTTCTTGAAGTCCACGATCGCGGTCTTCAGTG from Arthrobacter sp. NicSoilB8 harbors:
- a CDS encoding F0F1 ATP synthase subunit gamma → MGAQIRVYRQKISSTTSMRKIFKAMELIATSRIGKARARVAASLPYANAITRAVSAVASQSEIDHPLVTEPAQIRRAAVLVITSDRGLAGSYSASVLKQAEGLNELLHEEGKEVKTFLVGRKSQAYFDFRNRPYHRVWTGNTDAPEFATAREISEALLADFATAYEEGGVDEIHVVYTRFKSMVTQEPTVVRLLPLEVVEETAASESDLLPLYEFEPETEQVLDALLPRYIESRIFAAMLQAAASELAARQRAMKSAGDNATDLIKKYTRLRNTARQAEITQELSEIVAGADALSAS